DNA sequence from the Amycolatopsis sp. Hca4 genome:
TCCCACGCCGCCGGGCTCGACGTGCTGATCGTGCTCGGCGGGGACGGCGCCGCCCACCAGGGCGTCCAGTTCTGCGCCAACCACGACGTCGCGCTCGGGCTCGTCCCGGCCGGCACCGGCAACGACTTCGCTCGCGCCCTCGGCGTCCCCGGCGAGCCGCTCCCGGCGGTCGACGCGCTGGTCGCCGCCCTGCGCTCGGGCGCCCGCCGCCGGATCGACCTCGGCCGCGCCGGCGACACCTGGTTCGCGACCGTGCTGTGCGCGGGGTTCGACGCGAGCGTCAACGAACGCGCCAACCGGATGCGCTGGCCGTCCGGGCCGCGCCGCTACGACCTGGCGATCCTGGCCGAGCTGGCGTCGTTCCGGCCGCGTCCGGTGGTCGTCGACACCGGCACCGGCCGCCTCGAGCTCGACGCGACCCTGGTGGCGATCGGCAACACCCGCTTCTACGGCGGCGGCGTCCCGATCTGCCCGACGGCCGACCCCGAAGACGGCGTCTTCGACGTCACGATCATCGGCCACGCCACCCGCCGCGGCCTGGTCCGCATGCTCCCGGGCCTGCGCTCGGGCAACCACGTGACCCACCCGGCGGTCCGCACGCTGCGGGCCCGCTCGGTGACCTTGGCCGGGAACGCCTGGCCTGCCTACGCCGACGGGGAGCCCCAGGGCACCGTGCCGGTGACGGCGACCTGCGTGCCGGGCGCGCTCAGCGTTCTGGCCTAGACCAACGAGGTCGGACCCGCTCTGCCGCTCCTTCACCCTGCCGCGGCAGAAGACTCTGCCGTGGCAAAACACAAAAGAATGTCCTCGCCGGACGGGCAGGCTCCGGGATGACCACAACCACCGCTGCCGCCTCACCTTCTGGAGGTGGGCCGCCGGGTGGTCATCCCGTCGCCTGATCGAGGCCTATCACTTTGAGCCGGGCCCGCAAGCTTGCGTTGTCGGCCTTCGTTGCGCTGTGGGTTGCGGGCCCGGCTCAAAGTGATTTGACGGCCTCAGGCGACGGGATGACCACCCGGCTCCGTGATTTGAAGGCATCCCCTGACCATCGACCGAGTTACGCATTACTCGCCTAACGGTCGTACCCGCCCGCCCGCGCCACCAGATGCCGGAAGTGGGCCGGTGTCAGCAGCCGCCCCGCG
Encoded proteins:
- a CDS encoding diacylglycerol kinase family protein; this encodes MGIHAALAVHPASGHGAAARIADTVAERLRAAVDRLDVLVAHTVEESRALMRSSHAAGLDVLIVLGGDGAAHQGVQFCANHDVALGLVPAGTGNDFARALGVPGEPLPAVDALVAALRSGARRRIDLGRAGDTWFATVLCAGFDASVNERANRMRWPSGPRRYDLAILAELASFRPRPVVVDTGTGRLELDATLVAIGNTRFYGGGVPICPTADPEDGVFDVTIIGHATRRGLVRMLPGLRSGNHVTHPAVRTLRARSVTLAGNAWPAYADGEPQGTVPVTATCVPGALSVLA